From the Paenibacillus tianjinensis genome, the window CCGTACTGAGTGCGAAACATCGATAAACCATTTACACTTGGAGAACCTCTCTATAGCATTAGGATTAATTGAGGTATGGGAAAAGACACTCCGACGTAACTTCCTAGGAAAAAAATCCAATATTGTAGTTACTTGTGAACTTGATGGTAAGGAAGCGGTTGCTCGTTTTTATCAGCCAAGACCGGAGGAAGTTGCGTGGGTGAATGAAGAAAATGATCTCGAGAGTTATAAGCATGAAGCAATACTTCTTCTAAAGGTGAATTAACCTCCAGTAATCATGAATTTTTAAGATATATAAGAAGAATAGTTTAATGATAGGATGAGAAAGGTTTATTACGAACTAATGTTCTGATATACTGAAATATATATAATAATACTACTAGAAGGAGTACTGTATGAACGCAATAGATTGCATAGTCTTGAATCTAGAAGAGGTCCGACGTAGAAGCATTATAGTATGGGAAAGCATACCTGAACATTATATGAACTGGAGACCAGATCCAGATGCCTTGAGCATCAAAGAGATGATCCGACATGTATTGGATAGCGAACATTATTACCATCTTTGCCTGTTAAATGAAGGAAGTCTGATTACATATGATTCACCGTACGAGAAACGAACGTTTACAACGCTCAAAGATGAACTCGATTTTTCAAGAACATACAGGAATGCTTTTATAGATAAGATAAAATCTTACGGAGAGGATGATTTATCACGAATTCAGATTGATCGGAGCGATGTCGGGTACATTCGTACATTAGGTGATATGCTTTTGAGAATTGCATACCATGAGGCTGTACATTCAGGTCAACTTTTAGATTATTTAAGATCTGCAGAATTAAAGCGGCCTAAGGTTTGGGATTAAGGGGAAACCTGAAGAAGACCATTAGGGACAAAAGTCATATTTATCCAGGAACGTATGTTCTACAATGGAAGGGTGACTAATAATTCCGGGGAGATGGTAGGTATGATGGAATTGATTGATTTTTTGCTGGAGGCTAAGAAAGCAACTTATGCAGGAGAGGGTCCGGAGCTGTCCCCGTCCCGCCCGTCATCCCATGATCTGGAGTTTACACGCGGGAATCTTCAGTACATCGATACTTATCTTGGGTCAGAAAAGTTTACCGGAGCAGAAGCAATATGGGAGAAGGATAAGCCGCTGTGGGCCATGAATTATGCAGGCCGTGTTACCGCTGAAGGTTTCAGTGGTGACTTCCTGAAGGAGGCTTTGCTGCATGTGCCGGCTGATCGGCCTTTTCGCGGGCCTGAGCAGTATAGTGATGGACATTTCACCTATACCTGCACTGTGAACGGGGATTTTGGCTGGTTCAACGGTGTTGAAGAAATCCGGGCGGGCGGCATGAAGGTGTATGAATGTATGTTTCATGGCGGCTGGATTAAGGAATAAATTCATGTCCAAAATAGTAAACCCGCCAAGCTGCATAGAATGCGGCCTGGCGGGTGTGTTATAGTGCAGAAGTTAAATGATGCTTCCAGTACTTAGCCTTGAGAGGTTACTGCCCGTGTTAATCCCCGCCGCCGCCTCCGCCGGAATCTCCGCCACCACCAGAATCTCCGCCACCGCCGCCGGAATCTCCGCCACCGCCGCCGGAATCTCCGCCGCCGCTGTCCCAGCCTCCGTGCCCGCCATGCCCGTGATCATGTCCGCCGCTCCAGCTGCTCCCGCCGTGGTTATGGCTGTGATGTCCGTGATGTCCGCTGTTTTTGCCGGTATCATCATTACGATTGCTGTCACCGGTGAAGAAATTGGGGTTCGCACCTGTATAAAAAAAATTGTCAGCAGAATCGCTTTTGCCTCCGTACCGATTTCTTCTGCGGCCTCTTCCATTATCACGTACAATAGCATGCACAATGATATACGCAACCACGCCAATAAAAATAATGCCTATGCCCAAGTAGGTATCGCTCCTTTTAGGAAATAGTGTGAGGAAATCTCATATTAATCATACCATAATTTTCAAGTTGCGTGTCCCTAAAGAAGATTCCCCTTTTCCAGCCTGTACTGCCTTGGCGTCTTCCCCGTATATTTCTTAAACACCTTGGTGAAATAACTCTGATCGTTAAAATGCAGCCGTGTAGCGATCTCTGACAGGGTGAGGCCTGGCAGCTCCATCAGGCGTTTGGCTTCCTCAATCCGCTCCCGCTGGATATAGTCGCTTATGGCTAGTCCGGTTTCTTTTTTGAACAATTGAGAAAGATAACTAGCATTCAATCCGGCAATCTCAGCTAGCTTGCTTAAGGGAAGCTCTTCATACAAATGGTTAAAAATATAGTTCTGGCATAGGGCTGAGGTGCGGGACAGCTTAGATATGCGGTTGTCGCGCACATGGTCGGCGAAATCACACAGGGCGGCGTTCAGTGCCCGGTCCACAGCCGGAATATCATTCAGCTCCTCGATGTGCTGGATATGGAAGTCGCTTAGGGTATAGGCGATTTCCCAGAACAGGCCGCCCTCAATCGCTGCGCGTGTCGCCAGGGTAATGGAGGAGACGGCCAGATTTTTTTTGCTGCGCAGCTGGCTTTTCTTGGACAACAGACCGAAGCTCTCTTCGGGAAAAGCAGCCTGGGCCCGCAGCAGTCCGGCTTTATCCCCGGTGGCAATATGGCGGAACATCTCCCGCTCCAGCATCGGGTCATGGTGCAGCCACACGTTCTCGCGCCGGTAAGATAGGTCCAGATCCGGTCCGTCACCGGGATGCGCAGCCGGCTCCGGATTGGGCGAATCCAGCAGCAGGTCCGTAACCGACAGCGCCTGCCCGGTGATAAGCGTGTACAGCAGCAGCGCAGCATGATACCATCTCATCCGGTTCAGTACAGGCAAGCTACGGTAGTACCGAATCCAGCTCTCCTGTTGGCTATGCGGAAGATTATAGTCGCGGAGCAGGCTTGCGGCCATCTCCTCCGTGATGGGAGCGGACAAGGAAGGGCCGAGCATGATCGTTCCGGCGGATTGTGCTCCCTCTGCAGGGAGGCGGAGCACGATGCAATTCTCCAAAAAACCGGTGGTGTGTACAAGCGGAAGCGGACTGTGGGCCTCAGCGCCTTGGGGAATACTGCTGCTGCGGACAACATCCATGATTTCCTCCAGCAGGCCCCTGCTGCCCGGATTGGCCGGACGTCCTTCTACAAGTGCAGGCAGTGTCAGGCGGATAGTGTCTTCTGCGTCCAGCCAGGTTACCTGTATCCGGTAAGCCTCATACAACAGCCCGCAGATATAAGGAATACCCTCGGCTTCTTTCAAGTCGTTTAGCATACCAACCCCTCTTTCTTATCCAATTAAAATACCAAAAATCAAAACAGAATGCCATAAATGCAGAGGGAAGTAAGTTAGAATGAGAAAAAGAAAACGCTATCTTAGGGAGGGCCCTTAATGACAACGAACATTCAACACCTCATTTCACAAATGACACTCGAAGAAAAAGCAGGACTATGCTCCGGATTGGATTTTTGGCATACGAAAGGAATTGAGCGGCTCGGCATTCCGTCACTCATGGTAACCGACGGACCGCATGGCCTGCGCAAGCAGCAGAGCAGCGCGGATCATCTGGGGCTGCACGACAGCGTACCGGCTACCTGTTTTCCTTCAGCGGCAGGACTTGCTTCCTCCTGGGACCGTGAGCTGATCGGCCGGGTAGGGCAAGCACTGGGCGCGGAATGTCAGGCGGAGAATGTTGCTGTGCTGCTGGGCCCGGGTAACAATATTAAGCGTTCGCCGCTGAACGGGCGGAACTTTGAATATTTTTCGGAAGACCCGTTTTT encodes:
- a CDS encoding DinB family protein; protein product: MNAIDCIVLNLEEVRRRSIIVWESIPEHYMNWRPDPDALSIKEMIRHVLDSEHYYHLCLLNEGSLITYDSPYEKRTFTTLKDELDFSRTYRNAFIDKIKSYGEDDLSRIQIDRSDVGYIRTLGDMLLRIAYHEAVHSGQLLDYLRSAELKRPKVWD
- a CDS encoding DUF5680 domain-containing protein; amino-acid sequence: MMELIDFLLEAKKATYAGEGPELSPSRPSSHDLEFTRGNLQYIDTYLGSEKFTGAEAIWEKDKPLWAMNYAGRVTAEGFSGDFLKEALLHVPADRPFRGPEQYSDGHFTYTCTVNGDFGWFNGVEEIRAGGMKVYECMFHGGWIKE
- a CDS encoding helix-turn-helix domain-containing protein — its product is MLNDLKEAEGIPYICGLLYEAYRIQVTWLDAEDTIRLTLPALVEGRPANPGSRGLLEEIMDVVRSSSIPQGAEAHSPLPLVHTTGFLENCIVLRLPAEGAQSAGTIMLGPSLSAPITEEMAASLLRDYNLPHSQQESWIRYYRSLPVLNRMRWYHAALLLYTLITGQALSVTDLLLDSPNPEPAAHPGDGPDLDLSYRRENVWLHHDPMLEREMFRHIATGDKAGLLRAQAAFPEESFGLLSKKSQLRSKKNLAVSSITLATRAAIEGGLFWEIAYTLSDFHIQHIEELNDIPAVDRALNAALCDFADHVRDNRISKLSRTSALCQNYIFNHLYEELPLSKLAEIAGLNASYLSQLFKKETGLAISDYIQRERIEEAKRLMELPGLTLSEIATRLHFNDQSYFTKVFKKYTGKTPRQYRLEKGNLL